The following coding sequences lie in one Haloterrigena sp. KLK7 genomic window:
- a CDS encoding tripartite tricarboxylate transporter substrate-binding protein has product MRVTTPTWSELLGTEFVVENHPGGSTQVGGEELYNADADGYTLAMWNMPQMQATWLFQNAPYRIGDFDYLGTHHWDPTMWFAPPDSPYDDLEGFIEYARENEATVGITAAIGNTALSALLVKETYDLDLTIINMGGGSGVRQAVLADDIDAGVNQPWAFNPDYAGDVTALGSHTSEQQELWPSAPSFGDLGLEEIPLVDEGLGQWKLVVLPGGVRDRHPDRFEELSETYAAVFENDAFQARTEEQGGLDKIIDYRGPDETKREVEATAQFMKEYADVIENFIYDQ; this is encoded by the coding sequence ATGCGTGTTACGACGCCGACGTGGTCCGAACTACTGGGCACCGAGTTCGTCGTCGAAAATCACCCGGGCGGTTCGACACAGGTCGGGGGCGAAGAGTTGTACAACGCAGACGCCGACGGCTACACGCTTGCGATGTGGAACATGCCCCAAATGCAGGCGACGTGGTTGTTCCAGAACGCCCCGTACAGAATCGGGGACTTCGACTATCTCGGAACCCATCACTGGGATCCGACGATGTGGTTCGCGCCACCCGATAGCCCGTACGACGACCTTGAGGGGTTTATCGAGTACGCCCGCGAGAACGAGGCGACCGTCGGAATCACTGCAGCAATCGGGAATACGGCGCTGTCGGCGCTGCTCGTCAAAGAGACCTACGACCTCGATCTGACGATCATCAATATGGGGGGCGGATCGGGCGTCCGACAGGCCGTCCTCGCCGACGACATCGATGCCGGCGTCAACCAGCCGTGGGCGTTCAACCCCGACTACGCCGGCGACGTGACCGCTCTGGGCTCTCACACGTCCGAGCAACAGGAACTGTGGCCGTCTGCGCCGTCCTTCGGTGACCTCGGTCTGGAAGAGATCCCGCTGGTCGACGAGGGCCTCGGTCAGTGGAAGCTCGTCGTATTACCCGGCGGCGTTCGCGATCGACATCCCGATCGGTTCGAGGAGCTATCGGAGACCTACGCCGCAGTATTCGAGAACGATGCGTTTCAGGCCCGAACCGAAGAACAGGGCGGCCTCGACAAGATCATCGACTATCGCGGTCCCGACGAGACGAAGCGAGAAGTCGAGGCCACCGCTCAGTTCATGAAGGAGTACGCCGACGTGATCGAGAACTTCATCTACGACCAGTAG